The genomic stretch ACCGTCGTCCACCAGCCACGGCCAGGCCGACATCGACCACTGGCCGGGCTCGACCCGTACGGTCACCTTGCCCCCGCCGACGGGAACCGACCGGATCTCGGTCTGCTTGCCGGCGGCGGCCGCCCAGTGCACCCGGCCGTCGGCCACCACCAGGTCGTACTGGTTGCCGTAGAACACCGCCTGACCCGTGTCGGAGGTCAGCAGCCGGGCCGGTCCGCCGCCGGTCCGCGCCGCCCACAACTGCGGCTTGCGGTCCGCTGCCGACTCCATCCAGAACACCTGGCCGTCGCTCGCGGTGAACGCCTCGAACTGCGGGTTCCCGGCGAGCGAGAGCCGCCGGAGTTCCCGGACCTGATTTCCCGTACGGATCAGCAGCCGCTGCTCGGATCCGGCCGGTGAGGGCGCCGTGCCGACGGCGGTGGTCGCGTCGAGGAACAGCGTCGGCGCGAACAGCGGGCCGTCTGGGAGCGAGGCGGGCAGGTCGGCGCGCTTGGCCTGGGGCCAGGCGGCGAGCGCGTCGGTGCGGGCCGGTGGCGCCGGGGGCCGGTCGTCGTCGCCGGGACCGGTGACGATCAGCGCGGCCCCGGCGGCCAGAGCCACCAGCAGCGGGACCCTCCTCATGCGTACGGCTGTTTCGGTCGGGGGACCTCCTGCCACGACTTCACCTCGAGGTAGGCCACGTCGACGTTGTTCACCGGGTCCTTGCCGCGCCGGCTGGTGTAGACACCGGTGACCTCGACCCACGTGTCGGCGGGGACGTCGATCGGCGCGAGGCCGGTCAGCCCCAGCTTGATCGGGCGGCCGTCGGCGGCGCAGCAGGACAGCACGATCCGGGCCAGCATCGGGGCCCCGTCGGGGGCGGTGGTGAGGAAACCGGTCAGCCGCAGATCGCGACCGGTGAGGCTGCGGCCCTCGTCGAACAGCGCCCGCGAGGCGTAATCGATCAGGGTCAGCTCGACCGAGGAACCGGCGGGCAGCGGGGGATAGTCCGAGTCACCGACGGGGGCGGCCACCACGCTTCCGGCCTGATTTGCCGCGTACGACCCCAGGGCCGGGGGCGCCACCAGCAACAGTCCCAGCACCGGCAGCAGGAGCAGCCACCCGACGCGCGGAGCGTGATGCTCGTGGTCGTGCTCGGCCTGCTCGGTCGCCCGCCACGAATGCCAGATCGTCATGACGGCCGCCGCCACCAGCAGCAGACCCGTGGCGATCAGGAACGGCCGCAGACCCTCCTTGACGTACCGCAGATAGAGGTCGGTGAGTGAGGCGCGCAGGATCGCACCCCCGAACAGCAGCAGGACGACACCCTGGGTCAAGCGGCTCACAGCAGCACCAGCCCGATTCCGGTCGCGACCAGCACCGCGACGACGAAGGTGGCCGGCGCGAACCGGGCCGCGAACCGGCGGCCGAACACCCCGGTCTGCATCGAGATCAGCTTGAGGTCGACCATCGGCCCCACCACCAGGAACACCAATCGTGACGTGAGCGAGAACTGGCTCAGCGAGGCCGCCACGAACGCGTCGGCCTCGCTGCAGATCGACAGCAGCACGGCCAGCACCGCCAGGGCGAGGATCGACAGCACCTCACTGGACGCCAAGCCGGTCAGCCAGGCCTCCGGGACCACCACGTTGATCGTCGCCGCGGCGGCCGCGCCGACCACCAGGAAACCGCCCGCGTGCAGCACGTCGTGCCGGCAGGCGGCCCAGAACGCGCGCCCCCTCGACATGTCGTCCAGCTCGGGCCGGTGCGGCAGCCGGATCCACTCGGCCCGGCCCAGGCGCAGCCACAACCACCCGATCAGCACGGCGACCACCAGGCTCGCGACACCCCGGGCAACGGCCATCTCGGGCCGCCCCGGGAACGCGACCACCGTGGCCGTCAGCACAATCGGGTTGATCGCCGGCGCCGCCAGCAGAAAAGCCAGCGCCGCGGCCGGCGTGACCCCGCGGCGGATCAACGACCCGGCGATCGGCACGCTGCCGCACTCGCACCCGGGCAGCACCACCCCGGCCAGGCTCGCGGCCGGCACGGCCAGCGCCGGGTGACCCGGCAGGGCCTTGGCCCAGAAGGAGCGCGGCACGTAGACCGCGATCACGGCCGACAGCGCCACCCCGAACACCAGGAACGGCGCCGCCTGCACCAGCACCGACACGAAAACCGTGGTCCATGTCTGCAGGGCCGGCCCGGAGACCAGCTCGGACAGCGGCCCGCGGAACACCACCAGCAGCACGAGCAGCCCGGCAAGAATTTCGAGCGACCCGATCGCCCGCTCGCCCTTGCCGCTCTTGTCGCTCTTGTCGTGCGACTTGCCGTGCCCGACGCCGCGCGGGTCGTCGTCCGGAGGCTGGTCCGGCGAGTTCCAGTCGATGTCCTCGACGTCGAGGCGGGAGGGGGGCAAGAGTCACTCCAATGCGGTCGGCCGCGCCCAACATACCCGTCCGGACCCGCCCCGCCCGCACCCCGCTCGGGGGAATCTCCGGCTGACCTGAACTGCGCATATGTTCATCTATGCATGCGCCGGGAGGGCCACCCCGCCAAGCCGGCGGCGCGGTATCTTGGGCCTGGTCGCCGATCCCGTTCCAGGAGGTGTTCATGACTGCCGAGATGGTTGCGCCGGCCTGGATGCATCAGCAGGTCACGGCCGAGCAGTACGACTCGTGGACAGAGGAGCAGTGCGCGGGTATCGAGATCGTGGACGGGATGGTCGTCGTGAGTCCGAGCGCGTCCAAGCGACACAACCGTGTAGCCCGGCTCCTGGCAAACGCCCTCGACGCCGCCGCGGGGCCGGACTGGAACGCCGACACCGACTTCGACGTCCGGCTTCACGATGTGCCGCTGACCAACCGCCGCCCCGACGTGACGGTGTACCGGGCCGACACCCTGGACGTGCTGCCGACCCGGCCCGAGCATGTGCTCCTGGTGGTCGAGGTTGTCTCGCCCGGGTCGGAGACGACCGACCGGATCGTCAAGGCCGACCAGTATGCCAAGGTCGGCATCCAGTTCTATTGGCGTGTCGAGCAGGCCGCGACGGGCACACCACTTGTCTACACGTACGTGCTCGATCCCGCGGCGGGACGCTACCGCGACGGGGAGGTCTTCACCGGCGTCGTCAAGACGGCTGCGCCCTTCCCGGTCGAGGTCGATCTCGGCCGAGTGTGAGCGTCGTCAGAGGCCGATCGGCAGGCCGGCGTAGTTCTCAGCCAGGCCGGTGGCGCCGGCCTGGCTGGTGGTGACCCAGCGCAGCTGGGAGAGCTGCAGCTGGGCGTCGAACGGGTCGCCGCTCGCGTGCAGCATCGTGGTCATCCACCACGAGAAGTGGGTGCACCGCCAGACCCGGCGCAGAGCGTCGTCGGAGTAGCTGTCGGCGAACCGTGAATCCCCCTCGACCAGCAGCGCCACCAACGCCCGGCTCAGCAGCGCCACGTCGGCGACGGCCAGGTTGAGCCCCTTCGCGCCGGTCGGCGGCACGATGTGGGCGGCGTCCCCGGCCAGGAACAGCCGGCCCCGCCGCATCGGGGTCTGCACGTAGCTGCGCATCGGCAGCACGCTCTTGTCGGTGACCGGCCCCGGCGTCAGCTTCCAGCCGTCCTGCCCGTGCCCGAGCCGCTTGGCCAGCTCGGCCCAGACCCGGTCGTCGGGCCAGTCGGCCGGGTCGGTCCCGTTCGGCACCTGCAGGTAGAGCCGGCTCACCGTCTCGGAGCGCATCGAGTGCAGCGCGAACCCGTCCGGGTGCCACGCGTAGATCAGCTCGTCGGTCGACGGCGCCACATCGGCCAGGATCCCGAGCCACGAGTACGGGTACACCCGCTCGAACCGTTCGTCCGGCGCCGCCGCGGCGCGTGCGGGGCCGAACGACCCGTCGCAGCCCGCGATCACATCCGCGTCCAGCCGTCGCGCCTTCCCCGCCGAGTCCACGAAGGTCACGTACGGCCGATCCTCCACCGAATGCAGCACCACGTCGCTGACCTCGTAGCGCACGTCCGCCGTACCCGCCGCCACCAGGTCCTTCTGCACCTCGGTCTGGCCGTAGACCCAGACGCTGCGCCCGGCCAGGTCGACGAAGTCCAGGTGGTGCCGCTCGCCGGGCATCTGCAGATAGATCCCGCGGTGCTCGTGGCCCTCGGCGCGCAACCGATCGCCCAGCCCCACCGACTCCAGCAGCTCGACGCTCGAGCTCTCCAGGATGCCGGCCCGGATGCGGGCGGCCACGTACTCCTGCGAGCGGGTCTCGATCACCACCGCCTCGACGCCGCCGCGGTGCAGCAGGTGGGCGAGGAGCAGACCGGCCGGGCCGGCGCCGATGATGGCGACCTGGGTGCGCATGGGTTCAGCCAACGGCAGCCCCGGCGCCGCGGGCAAGGACCTGTTTCCGTTCAGCGGAAGCCAGCGTACGGCCGATCCCGTGGGCTGCCACCTGCAACGCCGACACCAGCCGGGCCTGTTCACGCCGCAGGTCCGGCACGACGATGCCGAGCGCCGCCACGACGTCGTCGGCAGGACCCCGTACGGGCACCGCGACCGAGCACGCGCCCAGGCTCATCTCCTCACCCGTGGTCGCGTACCCGTCGGAGCGGACGCGGCGGAGCTGCTCGGCCAGCCGGGCCGGTTGGGTGATCGTGTACGGCGTGACCCGTGTCAGCCGCGCGAACGCCTCCCGCCGTACGGGCTCCGGAGCGTACGCGAGAAGCACCTTGCCGACCCCCGTGGCGTGCAGCGGAAGCCTCGACCCGACCTTGCTGACCACCGGCACCGACACGTGCCCCGACAACCGGTCGACGTACAGCGCCTCGCAGCCGTCGCGGACCGCCAGATGCACCGTGGCCAGGGTGGCGCCGTACAGGTCGTGCAGGAACGGCGACGCGGCCTGGCGCAGCCCGGACTGCACCGGCGCGAGCAGCCCGAGATCCCACAACCGGCGCCCGATCACGTATTCGCCCGAGTCCAGCCGGGCCAGCGCACCCCACTCGCGCAGCTCGCCGACCAGCCGGTGCGCCGTCGCCAGCGGCAGCCCGGACCGGCGGCTGAGCTCGCTCAACGTCAGGCTGCGGTGCTCCGCGTCGTAAGCGCCGAGCAACGCCAGGGCCCGGGAGGTCACACTGGCCGCCATGGGCACCCCTTCCACTGGACGGAAGGCAAGTATCGTGCCGCCGCCGTCGCCTGGTCTAGCGTCCCCACCGTGACGACCCAGGCCGACATCAGCCGCGAGATCGACGAGCTGCGGGGGAGCGGGGGACCGCAGCCCCGCCTGGACTACCCGCCCTATCGCAGCAGCGTCCTGCGGCACCCGACCCGCGACCGGCAACTGGTCGACCCCGAGGGCGTCGAGCTGTGGGCGCCCTGCTTCGGGCACGCCGACGTCGCCGCGACCGAGGCCGACCTGACGATCCAGCGCTCGGGCGAGCCGCTGGGTGAACGCATGGTCGTCACCGGGCGGATCACCGACGGCGAGGGACGACCCGTACGGAATCAGCTTGTCGAAATCTGGCAGGCCAACGCGTCGGGGCGTTACTGGCATCAACGCGACCAGCACCCGGCCCCGCTCGACCCCAACTTCGTCGGCGCCGGCCGCTGCCTGACCGACTCCGACGGCGTCTACTCGTTCCAGACGATCAAGCCGGGCGCGTACCCGTGGCGCAACCACGTCAACGCGTGGCGGCCCGCGCACATCCACTTCTCGCTGTTCGGCACCGACTTCACGCAACGCCTGGTGACACAGATGTACTTCCCGGGCGACCCGCTGTTCGACCTCGACCCGATCTATCAGTCGATCACCGACCCCAAGGCGCGCGAACTGCTCGTCGCCACCTACGACCACGACCTGACGACACCGGAGTACCGGCTCGGCTACCGGTGGGACATCGTGCTCAGCGGCACCCACCGCACGCCCCTGGAGGAAGAGTGAGCATCGCACCCGGTCAGACCGTCGGGCCGTTCCTCCACCTGGGCCTCACCGTCGAAGGCGGCAACCTCCTCGTTCCCCCGGGCCACCCCGACGCCGTACGCCTCCACGGGCGCGTCCTGGACGGTGCGGGCGCCGGCGTTCCCGACTCGGCGATCGAGATCTGGCAAGCCGACGGGTCGGGCCGTGTGCCCCGTGCCACCGGCTCCCTGCACCGCGACGGTTTCACGTTCACCGGGTGGGGCAGGAGCCAGACCGACGGCGACGGCAACTACTGGTTCTCCACGCTGGTCCCGGGCGCGACCTCGCCGGGGCGCCGCCCGTTCATCGCGGTCACCGTGTTCGCCCGCGGGCTCACCGACCGCCTCTTCACGCGCGCCTACCTTCCCGGCGACGAACCGGATCCGCTGCTCGACGGGCTCGAACCCGGGCTGCGCGATACGCTGATCGTCAGTCGCGAGGAGCGCGGGCTGCTCTTCGACATCCACCTGCAGGGCGAAGGTGAGACGGTGTTCCTGAGCTATCCCCGGCAGGCCCGGTGACCCTTCTCCGGCCGGTCCGATGAGCGATCTGCTCTGGCCGGGTGACGCGCGGGCGGACGACCTGTGCACCGACGCGAGCTTCCTCGCCGCCATGCTGCGGGTCGAGTCGGCCTGGATCGACGCCGACCTGTCCGCCCTGGCCGGGCCGGACGATCTGCAGCACCTGAGCGAGGCCGCCGAAGAGGGCGGCAACCCGGTCATCCCGCTGCTCTCCCTCCTTCGTACGCGGATCGACGAGCCCCGCCTGCACCTCGGCCTGACCAGCCAGGACGTGCTCGACACGGCCCTCGTGCTCTGCCTGCGCGAAGCCGCAGCCCGGGTCCACGCCGACCTCGGCGCCCAGATCGCCACCCTGGCCGCCCTGGCCGACCGGCACCGCCACACCGGCATGGCCGGCCGCACCCTCACCCAGCACGCCGTCCCCATCACGTTCGGGCTCAAAGCCGCGGGCTGGCTCCAGGGTGTGCTCGACGCCCGGGACGCCCTGGCCGCGGCCCAGCTCCCGATCCAGATCGGCGGCGCGGCCGGCAGCCTGGCCGCGGTGGTGGCCATCGAGGGCTCACCCGAACTGGCGGTGGCCCGGGTCGCCGCCACCGCCGCCCGGCTCGGCCTGCCCCTGCGCCAGCCCTGGCACACCGGCCGGGCGCCGCTCACCCGGTTCGGCGACGCGCTCGTGACCTGCACCGACGCCTGGGGCCGGATCGCCAACGACGTGCTGCAACTGACCCGCCCCGAGATCGGCGAGGTGTCCCTGGCCCACGGCGGCGGCTCGTCCGCGATGCCCGGCAAGAGGAACCCGACCCTGGCCGTGCTCGTGCGGCGGGCCGCGCTGGCCGCACCCCCGCTGGCGGCAACCCTGCACACAGCCTCGGCCACCATGGTGGACGAACGAGCCGACGGCGCCTGGCACGTCGAGTGGGCGACGGCGCGCACCCTGACCCGGCGTACGGTGGTCGCGGGTTCTCAAACCGCCGAAATGCTGGACGGACTGCACGTCGACGAGCAACGCATGGCCGCAACCCTGGCCGCCGCCCGCCCCGCCATCGACGCCGAACAGCACAAATACTCCCCACCCCCCACTCGTGATCCCGCCCCGGCGCCCGACCGCTACCACCCCGGCGCGGGCGTCGGCGGTTCCGACCGTGACGCGGACGCCGGCCGTTCCGACCGTGGGGCTGCCGCCGGCCGTTCCGCCCCCGGAGCGGACGCCGGCGGTTCCGACCGTGATGCGGACGCCGGCCGTTCCGACCGCGGGGCTGCCGCCGGCCGTTCCGCCCCCGGCGCGGACGCCGGCGGTTCCCACCGCGGGGCTGCCGCCGAGCCCTCCCACCGCGGCCCTTACCGTGATCCCTTCTATCGCGGGGCCACTGACGAGATCATCGACGCCGCGCTGGCGCGAGCGGGGGAGAAGCCATGCTGACCGCGACCACTCTCGTCGACGCCCCCGGCCGCCCCCTGCTGCTGCTCGGGCCGTCGCTGGGAACTTCGGCCGCCGCACTGTGGCGGCGCTGTGCCGAACGTTTCCAGGGCGAGCACCACGTCGTCGCCTGGGACCTGCCCGGCCACGGCGACAGCCCACCCGCGCCCCGCCCCTTCGGGGTCGCCGACCTGGCGCGCGAGGTCTTGGCGCTCGCCGACCAGCTGCGCCCCGGCGCGCCGTTCCGCTACGCGGGTGTGTCGGTGGGCGGCACGGTCGGTCTGCAGTTGCTGCTCGACGCGCCCGGCCGGATCGAGTCGGCCGTGCTGATCTGCACCGCCGCGAAGATCGGCGAGCCGACGGGTTGGCGGCAGCGAGCCGAGACCGTACGCGCGGACGGCACCCACGCCGTGGCCGGCGCCTCGCAGCAGCGGTGGTTCGCGCCCGGTTTCGCCCAGCGTTCGCCCGGGGTGGCCGCGGCCCTGCTCGACGCGCTGCGGGCCACCGACCCGGAAAGCTACGCCCTGGTCTGCGAGGCGCTGGCCGAGTTCGACGTCCGCGCCAGGCTCGGCGAGATCACCGCGCCCGTGCTCGCCATCGCCGGCGCCGACGACCTGCCGACCCCGCCCGACGGCCTGGCCCGGATCGCCTCCGCGGTGCGTGACGGCCGTCTGGTCGTGCTGGAAAATGTCGCCCATCTCGCCCCTGCCGAGAAACCGGCCGAAGTGGCGGCGCTGCTGGAGGAACAGTTCGCCGGCCCCGCCACCCTCGACCGTGCACGCGACGCCGGCCTGCGCGTCCGTCGCCAGGTGCTCGGTGACGAGCACGTCGACCGCGCGCTCGCCGGCACAACCGAGTTCACCCGCGACTTCCAGGACCTGATCACCACGTACGCGTGGGGCGAGATCTGGACCCGCCCGGGCCTCGACCGCCGCAGCCGATCCATGATCACGCTGACGGCCCTGG from Paractinoplanes brasiliensis encodes the following:
- a CDS encoding permease, which translates into the protein MPPSRLDVEDIDWNSPDQPPDDDPRGVGHGKSHDKSDKSGKGERAIGSLEILAGLLVLLVVFRGPLSELVSGPALQTWTTVFVSVLVQAAPFLVFGVALSAVIAVYVPRSFWAKALPGHPALAVPAASLAGVVLPGCECGSVPIAGSLIRRGVTPAAALAFLLAAPAINPIVLTATVVAFPGRPEMAVARGVASLVVAVLIGWLWLRLGRAEWIRLPHRPELDDMSRGRAFWAACRHDVLHAGGFLVVGAAAAATINVVVPEAWLTGLASSEVLSILALAVLAVLLSICSEADAFVAASLSQFSLTSRLVFLVVGPMVDLKLISMQTGVFGRRFAARFAPATFVVAVLVATGIGLVLL
- the pcaG gene encoding protocatechuate 3,4-dioxygenase subunit alpha, which codes for MSIAPGQTVGPFLHLGLTVEGGNLLVPPGHPDAVRLHGRVLDGAGAGVPDSAIEIWQADGSGRVPRATGSLHRDGFTFTGWGRSQTDGDGNYWFSTLVPGATSPGRRPFIAVTVFARGLTDRLFTRAYLPGDEPDPLLDGLEPGLRDTLIVSREERGLLFDIHLQGEGETVFLSYPRQAR
- a CDS encoding Uma2 family endonuclease → MTAEMVAPAWMHQQVTAEQYDSWTEEQCAGIEIVDGMVVVSPSASKRHNRVARLLANALDAAAGPDWNADTDFDVRLHDVPLTNRRPDVTVYRADTLDVLPTRPEHVLLVVEVVSPGSETTDRIVKADQYAKVGIQFYWRVEQAATGTPLVYTYVLDPAAGRYRDGEVFTGVVKTAAPFPVEVDLGRV
- a CDS encoding TIGR03943 family putative permease subunit; its protein translation is MSRLTQGVVLLLFGGAILRASLTDLYLRYVKEGLRPFLIATGLLLVAAAVMTIWHSWRATEQAEHDHEHHAPRVGWLLLLPVLGLLLVAPPALGSYAANQAGSVVAAPVGDSDYPPLPAGSSVELTLIDYASRALFDEGRSLTGRDLRLTGFLTTAPDGAPMLARIVLSCCAADGRPIKLGLTGLAPIDVPADTWVEVTGVYTSRRGKDPVNNVDVAYLEVKSWQEVPRPKQPYA
- the pcaDC gene encoding bifunctional 3-oxoadipate enol-lactonase/4-carboxymuconolactone decarboxylase PcaDC yields the protein MLTATTLVDAPGRPLLLLGPSLGTSAAALWRRCAERFQGEHHVVAWDLPGHGDSPPAPRPFGVADLAREVLALADQLRPGAPFRYAGVSVGGTVGLQLLLDAPGRIESAVLICTAAKIGEPTGWRQRAETVRADGTHAVAGASQQRWFAPGFAQRSPGVAAALLDALRATDPESYALVCEALAEFDVRARLGEITAPVLAIAGADDLPTPPDGLARIASAVRDGRLVVLENVAHLAPAEKPAEVAALLEEQFAGPATLDRARDAGLRVRRQVLGDEHVDRALAGTTEFTRDFQDLITTYAWGEIWTRPGLDRRSRSMITLTALVALGHHEELAMHLRAARTNGLTDDEIKEVLLQSAIYCGVPAANAAFRIAQQVLSPPPPFPSEPPS
- a CDS encoding 4-hydroxybenzoate 3-monooxygenase, with the translated sequence MRTQVAIIGAGPAGLLLAHLLHRGGVEAVVIETRSQEYVAARIRAGILESSSVELLESVGLGDRLRAEGHEHRGIYLQMPGERHHLDFVDLAGRSVWVYGQTEVQKDLVAAGTADVRYEVSDVVLHSVEDRPYVTFVDSAGKARRLDADVIAGCDGSFGPARAAAAPDERFERVYPYSWLGILADVAPSTDELIYAWHPDGFALHSMRSETVSRLYLQVPNGTDPADWPDDRVWAELAKRLGHGQDGWKLTPGPVTDKSVLPMRSYVQTPMRRGRLFLAGDAAHIVPPTGAKGLNLAVADVALLSRALVALLVEGDSRFADSYSDDALRRVWRCTHFSWWMTTMLHASGDPFDAQLQLSQLRWVTTSQAGATGLAENYAGLPIGL
- the pcaH gene encoding protocatechuate 3,4-dioxygenase subunit beta; protein product: MTTQADISREIDELRGSGGPQPRLDYPPYRSSVLRHPTRDRQLVDPEGVELWAPCFGHADVAATEADLTIQRSGEPLGERMVVTGRITDGEGRPVRNQLVEIWQANASGRYWHQRDQHPAPLDPNFVGAGRCLTDSDGVYSFQTIKPGAYPWRNHVNAWRPAHIHFSLFGTDFTQRLVTQMYFPGDPLFDLDPIYQSITDPKARELLVATYDHDLTTPEYRLGYRWDIVLSGTHRTPLEEE
- a CDS encoding IclR family transcriptional regulator, whose product is MAASVTSRALALLGAYDAEHRSLTLSELSRRSGLPLATAHRLVGELREWGALARLDSGEYVIGRRLWDLGLLAPVQSGLRQAASPFLHDLYGATLATVHLAVRDGCEALYVDRLSGHVSVPVVSKVGSRLPLHATGVGKVLLAYAPEPVRREAFARLTRVTPYTITQPARLAEQLRRVRSDGYATTGEEMSLGACSVAVPVRGPADDVVAALGIVVPDLRREQARLVSALQVAAHGIGRTLASAERKQVLARGAGAAVG
- a CDS encoding lyase family protein; translation: MSDLLWPGDARADDLCTDASFLAAMLRVESAWIDADLSALAGPDDLQHLSEAAEEGGNPVIPLLSLLRTRIDEPRLHLGLTSQDVLDTALVLCLREAAARVHADLGAQIATLAALADRHRHTGMAGRTLTQHAVPITFGLKAAGWLQGVLDARDALAAAQLPIQIGGAAGSLAAVVAIEGSPELAVARVAATAARLGLPLRQPWHTGRAPLTRFGDALVTCTDAWGRIANDVLQLTRPEIGEVSLAHGGGSSAMPGKRNPTLAVLVRRAALAAPPLAATLHTASATMVDERADGAWHVEWATARTLTRRTVVAGSQTAEMLDGLHVDEQRMAATLAAARPAIDAEQHKYSPPPTRDPAPAPDRYHPGAGVGGSDRDADAGRSDRGAAAGRSAPGADAGGSDRDADAGRSDRGAAAGRSAPGADAGGSHRGAAAEPSHRGPYRDPFYRGATDEIIDAALARAGEKPC